Part of the Bubalus bubalis isolate 160015118507 breed Murrah chromosome 9, NDDB_SH_1, whole genome shotgun sequence genome is shown below.
tgtgagagttggactataaagaaagctgagcgttgaagaattgatgcttttgaactgtggtgtttgagaagactcttgagagtcccttggactgcaaggagatccaaccagtccatcctaaaggagatcagtcctgggtgttcattggaaggactgatgtggaagctgaaactccaatactttggccacctgattcaaagagctgaccaatttgaaaagaccctgctgcttggacagattgagggcaggaggagaaggggacaacagatgatgagacggttggatagcattactgactcaatggaaatgggtttgggtggactccgggagttggtgatggatggggaagcctggtgtgctgcagttcattgggttgcaaagagtcagacacgactgagtgactaaactgaactgagaatttccccTTCACTGGGTACTTCTGCAGAACCTACTCTGCAGCTTCAGGTCATGCAGTCTCAAGTAGACCCTTGATTTCTGATATACCTGGAGAGCCCCTCCATCAACATCAGAACAATCTGTAGCCATTCcatggacaaatgtataataataaatattccaAGTGAATCTGATTGTTTCTAAGtagaggcaatggcaacccactccagtactcttgcctggaaaatcccatggatggaggagcctggtaggctgcagtccatggggtcgcacagagtcggacatgactgaagcgacttagcagcagcagaaatgaatcaactcactccagaatatatatttttttcagatttctttgtgTTATTAAACTCTTGAAGATGttaataaaatgtgattttggcttatgtatttttttctagtgGATAAGGTGGGATGTAAGTGGATAGTGTTGTGATGGAGCCTCTAAATCCTGTCCATGAagccttcctgactcagagaccTCTCTGCTGAGAATGCAGAGATTGCTTTATCATTAGGTGACATGAGAAAACTTTAATTCATACAAAAATCAAATGGAGTATAGAGGAAAGGATGCGATTTACCTGTGTGGTGATAAGTGAAAAAGGGTATTTTTAGAGGAGATCACATGGCAGATATCTGGAGGTggataggagagagagagactgaatgTTGAGCCATTTAAATAATGAGTGCAGGGCAAAAATGAGCTACTAATCAGAAGCTGTTTCACGTGAATAGAAGGGATAAGGTACTAGGGTCATTGGCAAACATGATTTCCAGGAAATGGGATATGAAAACCAGTGGTAGTTACATTTGTCCCATGAATGTGACATGTGCTTTGTCCTTTTCCCAATGCCCTCAGAGAATATCCTTTACTAAGTGGAAAGTGAGCAGAGGTGGATTGGAGAAAGTGGAGGTAAGTGTTGGGGACATTTAAAATACTTgtacaatagcaaaaataatattaACTGATCTCACGGCATATTGTGTAGAGGAGATCTGATATTAGGGCCAAAGATGTGTGTACAGGACACAGTAGATGACAAACATAGATATTGATGTTTATGTAGTAAAAATTAGTGATGagcttttttcactttctcctcaCATGATGAGTACCTTTTAAGGAAACAGAAATCTTTTCACTGCTTGATGTGAAATTGAGAAATTTCTATCTCATTCCTTATCCATTGTTATTTATAGTAAATTTCAAACACTAACTTTATTCTGTGAGTCTTAATCTTACAGTAACTATGAGAGAGAAACAGATCCCAGTGAGGTTCTTGATAATACATAGGAGCAAACCATACTTTCCCCCCTCTCTCTCAGGAATTCTTAGATATGTCTGTAGAAGTCAAGGGATCCTGAGAAgaagaataaatgttaaattgctttcactttttcttataACATAGTAGAATACTTGTTCAATGTTATACAAAGTAGAGCCATGTCTAATCTCTGCCATTTCTGTGTTACATTTGAGTGTACAAACAAATGATATTCAGCCCCTGCCCTCAACCTGGTCAAGGTCTTATTGTGTAAACAAGAAAATGTCAAGGTCAGTCAGGCATCCTGGATAAAGGGCTAATGGTACacaattaattaatttgaaacACATCAACCTCAGAGTAGATGATAAGAGGGATAtcaacatttatttacatattaccATGTGCATGTATTATCTGCTTAATCCACAAGTGCTTTAAGCTGTATGtgattaaaaaggaagaatcagAATGCCCCAGAGTAAAAAAATGACTGTTTCACAGGGTTAAAGATTTAGAGGACCTGATGGGGAAAATCAACTTTTCTGCCTGAAAAGCACATAAGTTGAAATGACACATTGACCTATTAAAGTGGTGAATATGATAGTGTACAATCATTGATCTATTAGTAGGTCAAAACATTATTCTAACAAGTACTTTAGGTTACCTCCTCTCTATCACCTTCTCAGTTAAAAACTTCTTATCACTATTATACAAATGAGAAAGTTAAACAGAAAGAAGTTTTCTTTTATACTCAAGGTCACAATTTGCAAAATCAGGTAACTTATGAATTCCAAGAAGTTCACTGAAAATTACCTTCATTATCAGGAGGCGATGAGGATGGTGGCATAGGAGAACCCTGAACACACTTCCCTATGGAACACATCAAAAATGTGGAGATATTCTTACAAAAACCAAACTGGAAACTTCACAAACACACTtctaacttaaaagcttttgcacagtgcaggaaactataaacaaggtaaaaagacaacccttggaatgggaaaaaataatagcaagtgagacaactgacaaaggattaatctccaaaatatacaagtagttcattcagctcaataccagaaaaacaacccaatcaaaaagtgggcagaagacctaaatggacatttctccagagaagacatgtaGAttgctaataaacacatgaaaagatgttcaatattgctcattattagggaaatgcaaatcaatattacaatgaggtatcacctcacaccagtcagaatggccatcattgaaaaaatctacaaacaataaatactggagagagtgtggagaaaagggaaccctcttgcactgttgatgggaatgcaaattgatacagtgactttggagaacagtacggagatttcttaaaaaattaggaataaaactaccatatgacccaacaatctcactattgggcatataccctgaggaaaccaaatggaaaagacccatgtaccccagtgttcatctcagcactatttgcaatacctcggacatggaagcaacctagatgtccatcatcagatgaatggataaagaagttctggtacacatatacaatggaatattactcagccttaaaaaggaatacatttgagtcagtgctagctaatgagatggatgaacctagagcctattatacagaatgaagtaagtcaaaaagagaaaaacaaatattgtatattaacacatatatatggaatctagaaatatctAGAagctatctgcagggcagcaacagagacacagatatagagaacagacatgtggacatggggggaaggagaagggtggATGAACTGAGACGGTAGCATTAAAACAtctacactaccatatgtaagggcttcccttgtagctcagttggtaaagaatctgcctgcagtgcaggaaatgcgggttcgatctctgggttgggaagatcccctggagaaagaaatggcaacccactccagtatccttgcctggaaaatctcatggacagagaagcctggtgggttgcagtccatggggtcgcaaagagtcaggcatgattgagcaactaacatgtaacaccatatgtaaaactagacagccagtggaaatttgctgtatcaTGCatggagctcaaatctggtgctctgtgacaacctagaggggtgggatgggatgggaggtgggagggtggttcaaGAAAGAGGGGACGTacatatacctatgactgatttatGTTGCTATAtgtcagaaaccaacaaaatattgtaaagcaattatcctcctattaaaaaataaatttaaagaacaaacaaacaaaaataatgttttgtggcaagaaaaaaaaagaaacatacttctgaagaaaaaagaatttaaagaaatacCCACATGGAGTTGGGTAGGAAGGTGGGAGAAGTGTTCAGGTTGGGATCTGTGCCTCTAGGATGTGTCACAGAAGATAAGGAGGGTGATATAACACAGGCTGGGGTATCCTTCCTGGGGAGTGAGGGGTTTGAACCACATGTTGGGCACCCGAGCCTGGGGTCTGACATTGGGAAGCAAAATcttcacctcacatctgttaaagtggctattatcaaaaagactaaAGTTAACAAATGCTGGCAAATATGTGCAGAAAAAGGAATCCTCATGCACTGTTTATGGGAATGTGCAGCCACTACCAACAACAGAGTAGAGTTCCTCAAAAATCTTAAATAGAACTATCGCATGATACAGCGACCCTACACCTGGGTGTATGTCCAAAGGAGATGACATGACTATCTCAAAGAGATAACTGCATCCCCATACTCACTGAAGAATCATTCACAAgagcaaaaaatggaaacaacctagtaTCCATGGATGAattaaggataaagaaaatgtgatagatATTCagcacatacaatggaatattattcagccacaagaaAGCAGAAAACTATGCTATTCATTACAATATGGATGAAATTTAGGGGCATTATGCTAaaagaaataagtcagacaaggaAAGACATGGAATGTATGGTTTCccttatctgtggaatctgaaTTACTGAACTCATAGcagtatagtttatttactcCCATTTGACCAATTGTGAATGTTGTGGAAAAACACTTCATGAATGTTTTAGTACATCTAGATTAGTATTCCTGTGTGTatacttaaaattataatattttaagacTTAAATTTCCTATAATCATTTGATGTGAGGATTTAATAtgatttaataagaaaataagaggTTGTAAAGAACATAAAGTGGAAATTAAactacacaaacacatacacatatacactcaaAGTAGGATTACTTGGATTTTTTCCAAGATTCTTTGACtatcactttgttgttgttcagttgctaagtcatgtccgactctttgtgaccccatgaactgcagcaaaccaggcttccctgttcttcactatctgctggaggtcactcaaactcatgtcatctgcataagtGGATATACTGACATactattttagtaatttttaatgaGTGCTATTTCTTCCCAAAATCCAATAGGAATTTATCCTATGTCAAGTGtatcttttctttaatatcaAAGTTACTCATCAATGGAGCTTGTGGTGATCTTAAGTGGTAAAATGCAAAGTAAATTAAACTAGTTTTGCACAATATTATTTTCAGATGGCCAGTATTACCACTACAAAACAATGTGTGACGTatctatgaagtgatggatagTCATCTTGTAGAATTCAACAGGAACCCTAAGACTCGAGTTATTGTGACAGAAAGCCATGGTATTCAAATGAAGTTCTAACCAGGCTGTTTCTAGTATTAATAAAAGGAATAAACTCCCCTTTGTTGACAACTGGGCTATTTGCACTCCTAAGTAATGTGAAAGAAGATAAACTTATTGTGAAGACTGGGGTGACTGAATGTACCTTGGATATCATTGGAGTCACACAGCAATTGAAATATGACATCGCCAACCTATTTTCCAAGTGCATATCCCAGACTAAGACATATTTTTGACAACCTTTCTTCCCTGTGCACATTTTGCATCTTCAATTTCAGATGCCTCAAAATACACTTTTTCAAAACAAtcaatactgatttttaaaaaatgttttgctgtGTCACCTTTTAGTcacatcttagttgtggcacttgggttatctagttgtggcacatgggcttacttgccctgtggcatgtgggatctcagatccctgaccagggattgaacctgtgtctcctgcattggaaggcgggttcccaaccacaggaccacctgggaagaccccgaAATATACTTTTGTACTCATGCTACAATATCAGTTGGGGTTCAGTCAAGAAAAGAGAAACCAATTAGTCATTTTAATAAAGAGAATTTAATACAGAGAGTCAGCTAAAGAGATACTGaaagactgaaaattttaaaaaagtaaagtagTAACATAGCAATCATAAGTGAAGGAAGACTTGATTTGAGGGGCATAAAGGGAACACTTTAGCTCTTAGGGCAAAGAGAATTTTACTGACCACTGTTGAATGTATGTAAGATGGACGAAGATGAAAAATAGTGATTTCAAGAGCCCCACCCCAAAGCAAAGCCTTGTATGATGTAGAGAAGCTAAGTGAAGAAAATGATCAGAAATAACATGGTAAACACATTGCCTATTACTACATCAGGGTCTTCATAGCTTCCCCTCTGAGCTCTGTTCTCTTCTGGATGTTCAGCATTTGTTCATGAGCAGTTAGGACCCAAGGTATACAGGTCACCTTTGAATGAAAGATCTGATTTGCGTTGGTAGTTTTCAACCTTGGCCATATACCAGAACCACTTGAGtgcttttaaaattccttatGCTCAGACCACACCCGAGTCTAATTAAATCAGAATATTTGATGGTGGTTAGACCCAGTGAACAGTATTTTGAAGTTCCCAGATGATTTCAATAAAACCCAAGGCTGAGAAGCAGTGACACGAATACTCACACATAACCTATGTAAACAgatttgaaaaatagaatttaCTGCGGAAAATACACAAGAGCTGTGAAAAACTTATAcattttcaatatattaaaagggAATTATTCATCTTTTGAGGATGCTTGGGCCACAAAAGATAATCTGTATAATCTCTGTAGAGGCAGTAAGATTCAGTCAAGGCAGTAATGGActcacagagagaacagacttatggacacagtaggggaaggagagggtgggttgaattgagagagtagcatggaaatatatacatgaCCATAGGGAAAACAGATAccaagtgggaatttgctatgtgacacagggagctcagcccagttctctgtgacaacctagagaggtgggatggggtaggagatgggagtggggttcagggggaggggacatatgtatacttatagctgattcatgttgatgtatggcagaggccaacacaatattgtaaagcaattacctcccaatttaaaaaaaagaaaaaaaatattcagccAAGGAATGATTTTGATGCACAAGAATCCTAGAAATCTCACCCATCACattaaagacataaaagaaaagtaatatttaaCTATGAGGTTAAGCAAAAGGAGAAGTAAAGCCATGAGAGCTACAAAAAGTGATGTATGAGAGAGGTAGAATTTTCAGGTCTAGATTTAATTTTGCTGCATTTTGCAACCTACCTTCCAAATGCATAACACAGGTACTAAGTGTAGAACATTTTGCTGAGAAACCTCCGCATGGCCCTTTTGATGTCCTTGTTCCTCAgactgtagatgaaggggttcagcatgggagTGAGCACAGTGTACATCACTGAGGCCACTGCAAACTTCCTAGTAGATTGTGAGATGGCTGAACTGAGATACACGTCAATGCCTgttatgtaaaataaacaaacaactgcCAGGTGAGaaccacaggtggagaaggctttaTTCATGCCACCTGATGAGGGGACTCTCAGAACAGAGGAGAGAATTTTACAGTAAGAGAAAAAGATCCCCGAGATAGGAAGAAAACCGAAGATGGCACCAGCAGTATACATGACTATGTTATTGGTGAAACTGTCACAACAGGCAAGCTTGAGGAGTTGCGAAGGGTGACAGAAGAAATTAGAGATTTCTACATCTTTGAAGCAGGTGAGTTGTAGCGCAATCCAATTGTGCAGCTGTGACTCCAAAAGACTAACAAAAAAAGACACCAAAACTAAGAGAcagcagaggcgtgggttcaTGATGGCCATGTAGTACAGTGGATGACAGATGGCCACAAACCGGTCATAAGCCATTGCAGTGAGAAGAGTACTATCCATACatccaaaaaggagaaaaatagacaTCTGTGTCAGGCAGCCTTCATAGGAGATGACTCTGCTGTGAGTTTGGATGTTTACAATCATCTTGGGGACTGCGGTGGAGACCAAACCAATGTCAGCCAAGGACAGGTTGGagagaaagaagtacatgggggtgtggaggtgggggtcaGAGGTAACAGCCAGGATGATGAACAGGTTCCCTAAAATGGTGACCAGGTACATAGACAGGAAGAGGATAAAGAGCAAAGGCTGTAGTTCTGGATCATCTGAGAGGCCCAGGAGGAAGAATTCTGAGACACTGGTTAGATTTCCAGTTCTGTGTAGATTAGACacctttggaaaaaataaaagagggctGAAAAAATAGGAATTAAGTAACGGGCCTTGCACACTGTGTCTAAATTTTGGATTCAAGCAATTCATTTCTAAGATCATACACCCCAGTTCCTTCAGCAATATTTCTCATTATATAACTGTCATTATTATGACAGTTTCTATCTGCTTAGAACTGTTTCCTCATTGATTTCTGTGTTATTCACCTCTGTCTACAAAGTCTTACTTTATAAGACTTCACTGAAAGATGAAAGGGAACAAGCACATTAGAGGTAATACAGCCATATCCATGATCTCAGTTAAATACAGCTTACTTTTTTAGACATAATATAGAATGAGAAACTCCCcctttaaggaaaaatataatttcaatttaaatagaCTTAGatatagttatattttattcaaatgcaattctagatatttcttttatttagaatatttacagATCTCTATGAAACACAGGACTATGTCATCTAGATTCTAAATTAAAGCTGAAGTTcataatcagaaaatattttatatgctatTCAAAGTTTTATCATtctttggtttctctgtcttccctCTTTCGTGAAATGAGTGATTACTCAATCTCAgggttatgttttatttattttttttaaattttattttattttttttttaaattttattttatttttaaactttacataattgtattagttttgccaaatatcaaaagccACTTAATATATACTTCATATCTTTGACTTTAGTGGACTTCAAATTTCAATCagtatggtttattttttttttatgttgagtcaTTTATTGTAAGATAATTAATTAAGTGCACATAATACAGCATTCGTGACTATGAAGATGTTATCAGTGTACCAAGGATTGTCAATGATTAAATGGTAACAAAATTTAAGAAACCTACttgaacttttttattttatacaggcTTATTTGTTTCAGTCCAATACCATCTCAGTAAAATGTCTGATATATGAGACCACTTTACTCTTTTTGGACCCTATTCTGTACTGGCAGATTAACtatgtcattgtttttcttttttcagtttactGAAGTTGACTGACAAAATTGCATATATTTGGGTTGTGCAATGGGAAATTTCTTAAAAGATGTCCAAAatgatgatttaatatatgtatacattgtgaatgGTTACCATAGTCAGGTTAATTAACATATCTGTCACCtcacatcatttttatttgtgtgtgtgtgtttatagtaATAGTTAAGGAGATCTCTCTTAGCATATTTCAAGaatataatacaaaattattaGCTATAGTCACCAGACTGTGTACTAGCTCCCcagaatgtattcattttataactgaaagtttgtaccctttgaccaaaaTCTCTCTACTCTCTCCACCAGCATTTCCTCACAACTACAGTTCTAATCTATGGCCCTAAGAGTTTGATTTTCTTAACTTCCACACATCagtgagatcatatgatattGACTGTCTATGTCTGTTGTATGTATTTtaataagcataatattctctaggtccacccatgttgtcacaaatggcagaatttccttcttttcctggctgaataatatttcattgctcagtcatgtctgactcttagcgaccctttggactgtagcccaccaggctcttccgtccatgggatattccaggcaagaataccagagtgggttgccattgccttctcccatgattTAATTGAGAagcattcaaaataaataatataaacacaTCCTGGAAGATTCCTTATCTGTCAGATAATAATTGAACCTATCTAAGAGGActattgatggggaaacaatggaaacagtgttagactttattttggggggctccaaaatcactgcagattgcagccatgaaattaaaagacgcttactctttggaaggaaagttatgaccaacctagatagcatattcaaaagcagagacattactttgtcaacaaaggtccatctagttaaggctatggtttttcccttagtcatttatggatgtgagagtcggactgtgaagaaaactgagcaccgaagaattgatgcttttgaactgtggtgttggagaagactcttgagagtcccttggcaagGGACTGGTtggcaagatccaaccagtccattctaaaggagatcagtcctgggtgttcaatggaaggactgatgctaaagctgaaactccagtactttggccacctcatgccaagagttgactcattggaaaagaccctgatgctgggagggattggaggcaggaggagaaggggatgacagaggatgagatggctggatggtatcactgactcgatggacgtgagtttgggtgaactccaggagttggtgttggacagggaggcctggcgtgctgcgattcatggggttgcaaagagtcggatatgactcagtgactgaactaaactgaactgaactgaagaggactattgggcttcccaggtggttcagtggtaaagaatcctcctgccaatgcaggagttgtgggttcaatcgctgggttgggaagatcccctggagaaggaaatggcaacccagtccagtattcttgcctgagaaatctcatggacagagaaacctgatgggctacagtccatggggttgcaaagagctggacaccactttagtaactaaacagcagcagcagcagaatggatTATATGACAGAAGAGTTCAAAGCCTTTCCTGTGCCAGGGCACCAGAGCATGGAAtgataggaaattttaaaatatgtctctgCAAGTGCAGTAAAATGTACTGTCCCCATGTTTTCtgactcttttttcccccaatactTATAAAAACTTCAGAAATGGTGTTTTGATCATTGAAATCTGAagattaaatggaaaataataggcCCCATAGAAAGTCCATGacataaaaacaaatactattttattttgtctctAGTCCTATGGGGTATTCTGAAAAGGATGACAACACGGGCATGAATGGTGCACTATGCAAAAGCTATATTGCCCACACTTTGTTTCTGTGAAAACTGGAAGGGTTTATTCAACACttaactgagttttttttttaattcttggggCCACTTCTGTGCTATCAAGTTATAGGCTCTGGGGAATCAGAAATAAATGACCCTCACTCAGTTCTCTTCATATTTGAAGGATATACttgtatacacaaaaataaaatgtcctgTCAGGGATATAGGGAAACCATAACATCagatcaataaatgtttaaatctGATGACACGAGACTTATCGTTATCATTATTAggaacaaaatatcaaaaaggtATTTTGCACTTTCTTTATGCATCCATCACATAGTTATTGAACAGAGGGCAACACTTATTTGTTTAGTCTTAATTCAGTGGGTTTGTATCAATGAGGAATCAACCCAGTTGATAATCCTAAATCTCACAGATTCCAAGAAATTTCCCCATAACACACTAAGAATTGGTAGAGCTATAGGAttcaaaattccatttttcttctctgagtccTGTCCTAAATTTCACTGTTTTCAGACTTACTGAAAGTTTTAAGCAGGAGTACAGAGGTATAACAACAGATGTACCTGGGGTATATTATTTTGAACTGTTTTCAGTTTCCAGAAACCAAGACTCTGATATTTATGTCTCTATTCATGATTGATTCAGTTGATTATAAATACAGAGGAGAAAGTGGATAGATGATTGAAATCAAGAAACAGCATCAACAGAGAGATCTACCCTGAAAATTTCAGGTGCCAATTATTTCTTTGACCTTTGCCTGTGATCTCAGACATTCCTCCTAAAGTTGATGCAGCAAGTGCTACCCACTTCCTTCTTCTGTGTCCTCCAGAAAACTCCAAGGGGAAGGGCACAATGAACAGGGAGTCTCTACCAGGGCTGACAGGGAAGTGGCAGGACTGGGTGAAAACAGGAAGATGGCCCAGGTGCCCTGTGTCTGGAATCAGCTTTCCCAGGGTGACTGGCTTCAAAAAGGTTTTAGCATTTTCTACCTCATGACGTGATACATGTGACATAAAATGTGCTTCTTGAGGAGCTGTGAAGACATGTGGAGGAGTGCACCCCTCAACTGTTGCAGCCCCTCCACCCTGCATTCACCATGTTTCTCCACACCCAGGGGAGGAGCCAGCCAGCCCAGGCTTAAGGCAGGTGCCAGGACCTGCCCTTCAGCAGCTCCCTTGCCTGGGACTTATGCCTGGCTGCCttgcctgcagcccaccagactcacaCATCCCTGGAAGTGAGCCTAGGGCaggcagtgaaaaaaaaatgttgtcctTTCTtcctaataaaataataataataatatgtgcACTTATAATTTGGAAGAGGTGATGCAGATGTAATTAACCGAGAACACAAAAACACACCCCAGAGCCTGACACTTAGGAAACCTTGAATAACAGTACCTGATACTTTGATTAATGTCATCCTACTCAGTCTCCCCATGACTTCTTACATAATGAATTGAAGTGCTCAGGGGAAGGTTATAGAGACCCATTGGCTGCTTGGGTGGGTGGGGTGCGAGCCAGAGTCAGAACCAGTGATGGTGGAAGCAGGACTCTGAATGAGAGTTCTCACACCCCAACTGGAGCAAAGATCATGAAGATCACAGGGCTCTAATCTGAAATTAGTATACTGGTGTCCTCCCACCTGTCTATCCCAACTGTTACgtttgtctttggaaaaattcATGTTCTCAACAGTCCCTTCATCCATCCCTGTCTTACTTACTGGGCTGGGCTGCATCTCTGCTAGAACATGACCAAGGACCACAGACTCACTGCCCGTCTCCTGCCTGGTGTGTGATGAAGTCTCAGGGTCCCTTCTCAGGATGATCAGGAAGACAGACTCAGGCTGGACCTTCTGATGCAGGTTCCTACAAAGGATGGAGACATAGGAGTGGACTCACAATATTAGAACAGGCAAATTAGTGAGCTGGAGGCACTGCCAGTTATTCACAATGGTATGACCTTAGGGCTCAGTGCTCAAAGCTCATCATTCACCAGTTGGTCCATGTTGGCCCAGTCTCTGGAGACTCATTAATATTAATGcaacaggaaaaggagaaaagcgaATGTCCTGGGAAGGGTCTAGATCTCTCCTCTTCTCAGGGGGTTGTTTACTTGTACTTGTTGCTTTCTACTTCCAAGTTGTAGGATGATGACATAAAATTCAGACTTCTTTTCCTCAGTTTAATCATGTGATGTGTGATTTTGATATTTGTAAATCCATTTTATTAATCATGAAATCTATGCTGTATTATGCCTTCTATACCAAAAATGTGATGCACTTTCCATTTTCTCAGTTAACATTTGTCtctaagtatatatttttattttcattgtcttcagttcagttcagttcagtcaatcagtcgtgtccgactctttgggaccccatgaatcgcaccacaccaggcctccctgtccatcaccaactcctgaagttcacccaggagaaactcatgttcatcaagtcggtga
Proteins encoded:
- the LOC102411764 gene encoding olfactory receptor 18-like produces the protein MYLVTILGNLFIILAVTSDPHLHTPMYFFLSNLSLADIGLVSTAVPKMIVNIQTHSRVISYEGCLTQMSIFLLFGCMDSTLLTAMAYDRFVAICHPLYYMAIMNPRLCCLLVLVSFFVSLLESQLHNWIALQLTCFKDVEISNFFCHPSQLLKLACCDSFTNNIVMYTAGAIFGFLPISGIFFSYCKILSSVLRVPSSGGMNKAFSTCGSHLAVVCLFYITGIDVYLSSAISQSTRKFAVASVMYTVLTPMLNPFIYSLRNKDIKRAMRRFLSKMFYT